Proteins from a genomic interval of Mycolicibacterium grossiae:
- a CDS encoding anthranilate synthase component I, which translates to MLRPVWEYWAVHPLIESSLAVTTSREDFRALAAEHRVVPVTRKVLADSETPLSAYRKLAANRPGTFLLESAENGRSWSRWSFIGAGAPSALTVRDGEAVWLGTTPQDAPRGGDPLTALRATLDLLSTAQVPGLPPLSSGLVGFFAYDMVRRLERLPELALDDLGLPDMLLLLATDVAAVDHHEGTITLIANAVNWNGTDERVDWAYDDAVARLDVMTAALAEPLGSTVATFSRPRPEHRAQRTVEEYTAIVEKLVGDIEAGEAFQVVPSQRFEMDTTADPLDVYRMLRVTNPSPYMYLLNVPDAEGGLDFSIVGSSPEALVTVSDGKATTHPIAGTRWRGATEEEDVLLEKELLSDEKERAEHLMLVDLGRNDLGRVCVPGTVRVEDYSHIERYSHVMHLVSTVTGRLAEDKTALDAVTACFPAGTLSGAPKVRAMELIEEVEKTRRGLYGGVLGYLDFAGNADFAIAIRTALMRAGTAYVQAGGGVVADSNGPYEYNEAANKARAVLNAIAAAETLAEP; encoded by the coding sequence ATCCTGCGCCCGGTCTGGGAGTATTGGGCCGTGCACCCCCTCATCGAGTCCTCGTTGGCCGTGACGACCTCGCGGGAGGATTTCCGGGCGCTGGCCGCCGAGCACCGCGTCGTCCCGGTGACGCGCAAGGTGCTGGCCGACAGCGAGACGCCGCTGTCGGCCTACCGAAAGCTGGCCGCCAACCGGCCCGGCACGTTCCTGCTCGAGTCGGCCGAGAACGGGAGGTCGTGGTCGCGCTGGTCCTTCATCGGCGCGGGTGCGCCGTCGGCGCTCACGGTCCGCGACGGCGAGGCGGTGTGGCTGGGCACCACGCCGCAGGACGCTCCCCGCGGTGGAGACCCGTTGACGGCGCTGCGGGCGACGCTCGATCTGCTGTCCACCGCGCAGGTGCCCGGGCTGCCACCGCTGAGCAGCGGCCTGGTGGGGTTCTTCGCCTACGACATGGTGCGCCGGCTGGAGCGGCTGCCCGAGCTGGCCCTCGACGACCTCGGTCTGCCCGACATGCTCCTGCTGCTGGCGACCGACGTCGCTGCCGTCGATCACCACGAGGGCACCATCACGCTGATCGCCAACGCGGTGAACTGGAACGGCACCGACGAGCGCGTCGACTGGGCCTACGACGACGCGGTCGCGCGGCTCGACGTGATGACCGCCGCGCTGGCCGAGCCGCTGGGATCCACGGTGGCGACCTTCAGCCGGCCGCGTCCGGAGCACCGCGCGCAGCGCACCGTCGAGGAGTACACGGCGATCGTCGAGAAGCTCGTCGGCGACATCGAGGCGGGCGAGGCCTTTCAGGTGGTGCCGTCGCAGCGCTTCGAGATGGACACCACGGCCGATCCGCTCGACGTGTACCGGATGCTGCGGGTGACCAACCCCAGCCCGTACATGTACCTGCTCAACGTGCCCGATGCCGAGGGCGGACTGGATTTCTCGATCGTGGGATCGAGTCCCGAGGCGCTGGTGACCGTCTCCGACGGCAAGGCCACGACGCATCCGATCGCCGGCACCCGGTGGCGCGGCGCCACCGAGGAGGAGGACGTGCTGCTCGAGAAGGAGCTGCTGTCCGACGAGAAGGAGCGCGCCGAGCACCTGATGCTGGTGGATCTGGGCCGCAACGACCTCGGTCGGGTGTGCGTGCCCGGCACGGTGCGGGTCGAGGACTACAGCCACATCGAGCGCTACAGCCACGTCATGCACCTGGTGTCGACCGTGACCGGCCGGCTCGCCGAGGACAAGACGGCGCTGGACGCGGTGACCGCGTGCTTTCCGGCGGGCACGCTGTCGGGGGCGCCGAAGGTGCGCGCCATGGAACTGATCGAGGAGGTCGAGAAGACTCGCCGCGGCCTGTACGGCGGCGTGCTCGGCTACCTCGACTTCGCCGGCAACGCCGACTTCGCCATCGCCATCCGCACCGCGTTGATGCGCGCCGGCACCGCCTACGTGCAAGCCGGCGGCGGCGTCGTCGCGGACTCGAACGGGCCCTATGAGTACAACGAGGCGGCCAACAAGGCCCGCGCGGTCCTGAATGCGATCGCGGCCGCCGAGACGCTGGCCGAGCCGTGA
- a CDS encoding TIGR02234 family membrane protein: MTRVAQLLLVVAGLGLWVASRLPWVDVSSSDGLGQPKTTTLTGASWSTALIPLALLVLAAAVAVLAVRGWPLRLLAVLVAASSAGMGYLGIAHWVVPDVAPRAADLAQVPIVALVGSQRHHWGAALTLAAAVCTLFAAVLLLRTARRGAAPTSKYAAPAARREAAVEQVDGSADGDGMSERMIWDALDEGRDPTTGPSEGR; this comes from the coding sequence GTGACCCGGGTTGCGCAGCTGCTGCTGGTCGTCGCGGGCCTCGGGCTGTGGGTGGCGTCGCGCCTGCCGTGGGTCGACGTGTCGTCCTCCGACGGGCTCGGGCAGCCGAAGACGACGACGCTCACCGGCGCGAGCTGGTCGACGGCACTGATCCCGCTGGCTCTGCTGGTGCTCGCGGCGGCGGTGGCCGTGCTCGCGGTGCGGGGGTGGCCGTTGCGTCTGCTCGCCGTGCTGGTCGCCGCGTCGAGCGCCGGCATGGGGTATCTCGGGATCGCTCACTGGGTGGTGCCCGACGTCGCCCCGCGCGCGGCCGACCTGGCGCAGGTGCCGATCGTTGCGCTGGTGGGCTCGCAGCGCCACCACTGGGGTGCGGCGCTGACCCTGGCCGCGGCGGTGTGCACGCTGTTCGCCGCGGTCCTGCTGCTGCGTACAGCCCGCCGCGGCGCTGCGCCGACCTCGAAGTACGCCGCCCCGGCCGCGCGTCGTGAGGCCGCGGTCGAGCAGGTCGACGGCAGCGCGGACGGCGACGGGATGAGCGAACGGATGATCTGGGACGCCCTCGACGAAGGGCGCGACCCGACCACCGGTCCGAGCGAGGGTCGGTGA
- the trpC gene encoding indole-3-glycerol phosphate synthase TrpC, with product MSSATVLDSIIEGVRADVAVREAALSLADVKAKAREVAPPRDVLAALQEPGIGVIAEVKRASPSRGELAAIADPAELARAYQDGGARVISVLTEQRRFNGSLDDLDAVRATVSIPVLRKDFIIGPYQIHEARAHGADMILLIVAALEQQALVSMIDRTESLGMTALVEVHTEEEADRALQAGARVIGVNARNLKTLEVDRDCFARIAPGLPSNVIRVAESGVRGTADLLAYAGAGADAVLVGEGLVTSGDPRSAVADLVTAGTHPSCPKPSR from the coding sequence ATGAGTTCGGCCACCGTGCTCGACTCCATCATCGAGGGAGTCCGTGCCGACGTCGCCGTCCGCGAGGCCGCGCTCAGCCTGGCCGACGTCAAGGCGAAGGCCCGTGAGGTGGCGCCTCCGCGCGACGTCCTGGCCGCTCTGCAGGAGCCCGGCATCGGCGTGATCGCCGAGGTCAAGCGGGCGAGTCCGTCGCGCGGCGAACTCGCCGCGATCGCCGACCCCGCCGAACTCGCGCGGGCCTACCAGGACGGCGGAGCCCGGGTCATCAGCGTGCTGACCGAGCAGCGTCGGTTCAACGGGTCGCTCGACGACCTCGATGCCGTCCGCGCGACCGTGTCCATCCCGGTGCTGCGCAAGGACTTCATCATCGGGCCGTACCAGATCCACGAGGCGCGGGCGCACGGCGCGGACATGATCCTGCTGATCGTGGCCGCGCTGGAGCAGCAGGCCCTGGTGTCGATGATCGACCGCACCGAGTCGCTCGGGATGACGGCGCTCGTCGAGGTGCACACCGAGGAGGAGGCCGACCGCGCGTTGCAGGCCGGTGCCCGCGTCATCGGCGTCAACGCTCGCAACCTCAAGACCCTCGAAGTCGACCGGGACTGCTTCGCGCGCATTGCGCCGGGGCTGCCCTCCAACGTCATCCGGGTGGCCGAGTCGGGCGTGCGCGGCACCGCCGACCTGCTCGCCTACGCCGGGGCCGGCGCCGACGCCGTCCTGGTGGGCGAGGGGCTGGTCACCAGCGGCGATCCTCGAAGTGCCGTCGCGGATCTCGTCACTGCGGGTACGCACCCGTCCTGCCCCAAACCCTCTCGCTGA
- the trpB gene encoding tryptophan synthase subunit beta, whose product MADINGPELPRSSAAVAEPTVHDPDARGHFGAYGGRLVPEALMAVIEEVTAAYEKARTDQTFLDELDRLQRHYTGRPSPLYEATRLSEHAGGARLFLKREDLNHTGSHKINNVLGQALLARQMGKTRVIAETGAGQHGVATATACALLGLECVVYMGAVDTARQALNVARMRLLGARVVSVESGSKTLKDAINEAFRDWVTNADATYYCFGTAAGPHPFPTMVRDFQRVIGMEARAQIQDQAGRLPDAVTACIGGGSNAIGIFHAFIDDPSVRLVGYEAAGDGVETGRHAATFTGGTPGAFQGSFSYLLQDEDGQTIESHSISAGLDYPGVGPEHAYLKDMGRAQYLPITDAEAMDALSLLSRKEGIIPAIESAHAIAGALKLGAELGPGSIIVVNLSGRGDKDVETAARWFDLLQEGASS is encoded by the coding sequence ATGGCTGACATCAACGGTCCGGAACTGCCGCGTTCGAGCGCGGCCGTCGCAGAGCCCACCGTGCACGACCCCGACGCCCGGGGACACTTCGGCGCCTACGGCGGGCGGCTGGTCCCCGAGGCGTTGATGGCGGTGATCGAAGAGGTCACCGCCGCGTACGAGAAGGCGCGCACCGACCAGACGTTCCTCGACGAGCTGGACCGCCTGCAGCGCCACTACACCGGACGGCCCTCGCCGCTGTACGAGGCGACGCGGCTGTCCGAGCATGCCGGCGGCGCGCGGCTCTTCCTGAAGCGAGAAGACCTCAACCACACGGGTTCTCACAAGATCAACAACGTGCTCGGCCAGGCGCTGCTGGCGCGCCAGATGGGCAAGACGCGCGTGATCGCCGAGACCGGCGCGGGGCAGCACGGCGTCGCCACCGCGACGGCGTGTGCGCTGCTGGGTCTCGAGTGCGTCGTCTACATGGGTGCGGTCGACACCGCGCGCCAGGCGCTGAACGTCGCGCGCATGCGCCTGCTCGGTGCGCGGGTGGTGTCGGTCGAGTCCGGCTCGAAGACGTTGAAGGACGCCATCAACGAGGCGTTCCGCGACTGGGTCACCAACGCCGACGCGACGTACTACTGCTTCGGCACGGCCGCCGGGCCGCACCCGTTCCCGACGATGGTGCGCGACTTCCAGCGGGTCATCGGCATGGAGGCCCGCGCGCAGATTCAGGACCAGGCCGGAAGGCTTCCCGACGCGGTGACCGCGTGCATCGGCGGCGGGTCCAACGCGATCGGCATCTTCCACGCGTTCATCGACGATCCGAGCGTCCGGCTGGTCGGCTACGAGGCCGCGGGTGACGGGGTCGAGACGGGCAGGCACGCCGCCACGTTCACCGGCGGCACTCCTGGCGCGTTCCAGGGGTCGTTCTCCTACCTGCTGCAGGACGAGGACGGTCAGACGATCGAATCGCATTCCATCTCTGCGGGTCTCGACTACCCGGGCGTCGGTCCGGAGCATGCGTACCTCAAGGACATGGGTCGGGCGCAGTACCTGCCGATCACCGACGCCGAGGCCATGGACGCGCTGTCGCTGCTGTCCCGCAAGGAGGGCATCATCCCCGCGATCGAGTCGGCGCACGCCATCGCCGGTGCGCTCAAGCTCGGTGCGGAACTCGGCCCCGGTTCGATCATCGTGGTGAACCTCTCCGGCCGCGGGGACAAGGACGTCGAGACGGCGGCCCGGTGGTTCGATCTGCTGCAGGAGGGGGCGTCGTCGTGA
- the trpA gene encoding tryptophan synthase subunit alpha has product MSAGLSELFGTCRAEGRSALIGYLPTGYPDVSTSIDAMVAMTESGCDIIEVGVAYSDPGMDGPTIAAATETALRGGVRVRDALRAVEAITAAGGRAVVMTYWNPVLKWGVEAFARDLASAGGLGLITPDLIPEEADEWMAVSDDLGLDRIFLVAPSSTPERLAATVTASRGFVYAASTMGVTGARDVVSNMAPELVSRVKAVSDIPVGVGLGVRSRAQAAEIGAYADGVIVGSALVSALADGLPAVRALTEELADGVRQRISA; this is encoded by the coding sequence GTGAGTGCCGGCCTGTCCGAATTGTTCGGGACGTGCCGCGCGGAGGGACGCTCGGCGCTGATCGGTTACCTGCCGACCGGTTACCCGGACGTGTCGACGTCGATCGACGCCATGGTCGCCATGACCGAATCTGGTTGCGACATCATCGAAGTCGGCGTCGCCTACTCCGATCCGGGGATGGATGGACCGACGATCGCCGCGGCCACCGAGACCGCACTGCGCGGTGGCGTGCGGGTGCGCGACGCGCTGCGGGCGGTCGAGGCGATCACCGCCGCCGGCGGCCGCGCCGTCGTGATGACGTACTGGAACCCCGTCCTCAAGTGGGGCGTGGAGGCATTCGCCCGCGACCTCGCCTCGGCGGGTGGGCTCGGGCTCATCACGCCGGACCTGATCCCCGAGGAGGCCGACGAGTGGATGGCGGTGTCCGATGATCTGGGGCTCGACCGCATCTTCCTCGTCGCGCCGTCGTCGACGCCGGAGCGGCTGGCCGCCACGGTGACGGCGTCGCGCGGCTTCGTCTACGCGGCGTCGACGATGGGTGTGACCGGCGCGCGCGACGTGGTGTCGAACATGGCACCGGAACTCGTCTCGCGGGTCAAGGCGGTGTCCGACATCCCGGTGGGGGTGGGACTCGGTGTGCGTTCACGGGCGCAGGCCGCCGAGATCGGTGCCTATGCCGACGGCGTGATCGTCGGCTCGGCGTTGGTGTCGGCGCTCGCCGACGGCCTTCCGGCCGTCCGCGCGCTGACTGAGGAATTGGCCGACGGGGTACGACAGAGGATTTCGGCGTGA
- a CDS encoding NINE protein, with product MSEPPFSGREDWTAPPPPPEQPGYPPPHGQPGYPPPSYPPPPSGGYYDPSAPYGRHPMTGEPYSPKSKLVAGLLQLLGLVGLVGVGRIYLGNTGLGVLQLVLGLITCGVVAVIWGIIDAVLILTDKVRDPEGRPLRDGT from the coding sequence ATGAGTGAACCGCCGTTCAGTGGCCGTGAGGACTGGACCGCGCCTCCGCCTCCTCCGGAGCAGCCGGGTTACCCGCCCCCGCACGGCCAGCCCGGGTACCCGCCGCCGTCGTACCCGCCACCGCCGTCCGGTGGGTACTACGACCCGTCGGCTCCCTACGGCCGTCACCCGATGACGGGCGAGCCGTACTCCCCGAAGTCGAAGCTCGTCGCCGGGCTGCTGCAGCTGCTCGGACTGGTGGGCCTCGTCGGCGTCGGCCGCATCTACCTCGGCAACACCGGACTCGGCGTCCTGCAGTTGGTCCTCGGTCTGATCACGTGCGGCGTCGTGGCCGTCATCTGGGGCATCATCGACGCCGTCCTGATCCTGACCGACAAGGTCCGCGACCCCGAGGGCCGCCCGCTGCGCGATGGCACCTGA
- a CDS encoding DUF2752 domain-containing protein: MAPDAPPRRGRTAVAVGTGAVLVGALGYVGLADPHRPGFGFPPCPFHALTGWYCPGCGGLRMTHDLLHGDLAAAVTDNVFALVGLPLLLTWLVVRRRRGRPLWPAPAVVVVLLAIAAWTVVRNLPGFPLVPTLAGG; this comes from the coding sequence ATGGCACCTGACGCCCCACCTCGGCGCGGCCGCACCGCGGTGGCGGTCGGTACCGGCGCCGTCCTCGTCGGCGCCCTCGGCTACGTCGGGCTGGCCGACCCGCATCGCCCCGGTTTCGGGTTCCCGCCCTGCCCGTTCCACGCTCTGACCGGCTGGTATTGCCCCGGCTGCGGCGGCCTGCGAATGACCCACGACCTGTTGCACGGCGACCTCGCCGCCGCGGTGACCGACAACGTGTTCGCGCTCGTCGGTCTGCCGCTGCTGCTGACGTGGCTGGTCGTGCGGCGGCGACGCGGCCGCCCGCTATGGCCGGCACCCGCCGTCGTGGTGGTCCTGCTCGCGATCGCCGCGTGGACCGTCGTCCGCAATCTTCCCGGATTTCCGCTGGTACCAACGCTCGCCGGAGGGTAG
- the gltB gene encoding glutamate synthase large subunit, which produces MLFSALPDAQGLYDPEREKDSCGVAMIADIQGRRSHGIVADGLLALEHLDHRGAAGAETNSGDGAGILMQLPVDLLRAEVDFDLPAPAADGSNTFAAGVCFLPMDPVDRADAMARVEAIAADEGLEVLGWRAMPVDPDGADLGQTALGCMPFMAQFFVIAPEVNGSRPGGLDLDRKVYPLRKRAGHLPSGDEARTGVYFTGLSSRTMAYKGMLTTKQLPLYFRDLRDERCTSAIAIVHSRFSTNTFPSWPLAHPFRMIAHNGEINTVRGNRNRMHAREAMLASPLIGGDLARLSPICTPDASDSASFDQVLELLHLGGRTLPEAVMMMIPEAWENNTTMDPARRAFCQFHASIMEPWDGPACVTFTDGTVVGAVLDRNGLRPGRWWRTIDDRVILASESGVLPVPPAEVVAKGRLEPNTMFLVDTAAGRIVPDDEIKSAVAAAHPYEEWLHAGLLDLHTLPERGRMQPDHDSVVRRQIAFGYTEEDLRILLTPMAASGAEPLGSMGTDTPAAVLSQRSRLLYDYFVEMFAQVTNPPLDAIREEIVTSMSRVMGPEHNLLDPQPASCRQILLGWPVLDNDELNKIIHINDDGDQPGFQTKVLRALYHVERGGEGLAEAIEDLRHRASEAIASGARTLVLSDRDSDHTKAPIPSLLAVSAVHHHLVRTKERTTVALVVETGDAREVHHIALLIGFGAAAVNPYLAFESIEDLIREGELTGVETQAAVRNYLKALGKGVMKVMSKMGISTVASYTAAQAFEVIGLDRDVIDEYFTGTPGRLGGVGLDVVAEEVKQRHRRAYPENPTERVHRRLEVGGEYAFRREGELHLFTPETVFLLQHSTRTGRHEIFAQYTDEVDRLSREGGTLRGLFDFKTGLRPPVPLEEVESAESICTRFNTGAMSYGSISAEAHETMAIAMNNLGGRSNSGEGGEDVDRLYDPRRRSAVKQVASGRFGVTSDYLVNATDIQIKMAQGAKPGEGGQLPGYKVYPSIAKTRHSTPGVGLISPPPHHDIYSIEDLAQLIHDLKNANDQARVHVKLVSSVGVGTVATGVSKAHADVVLISGWDGGTGAAPLTSLKHAGLPWEVGLADAQQTLVLNGLRDRITVQADGGMRTARDVIVAALLGAEEFGFSTAPLVVSGCIMMRVCHLDTCPVGVATQNPELRARFNGKPEFLENFFRFIAEDVRRYLAELGFRSIDEAVGQAEVLDTAVGVAHWKSQGLDLTPIFAMPTNAHGERLTQRRKVTDQYHALDQALDKTLIALAEGALEDAHPVRLDLPVRNVNRTVGTMLGTEVTRRYGAQGLPADTIHVTLHGSAGQSIGAFLPPGVTLDLVGDANDYVGKGLSGGRIVVRPPEDVLFIPEDNVIAGNTLLYGATSGEVFLRGRVGERFCARNSGATAVAEGVGDHACEYMTGGRVVVLGPTGRNMAAGMSGGIAYVLGLDPAKVNPAMVELQRPEPEDLEWLCEVVTAHARYTGSAIATSLLADWPRRSALFTKIMPTDYQRVLRATRMAKAEGRDVDAAIMEATRG; this is translated from the coding sequence ATGCTCTTCTCTGCATTGCCGGATGCGCAGGGTCTCTACGATCCCGAGCGCGAGAAGGATTCCTGCGGCGTCGCGATGATCGCCGACATCCAGGGCCGCCGTTCGCACGGCATCGTCGCCGACGGACTGCTGGCCCTCGAACACCTCGACCACCGCGGCGCTGCCGGAGCCGAGACCAACAGCGGTGACGGCGCGGGCATCCTCATGCAGCTGCCCGTCGACCTGTTGCGGGCCGAGGTCGACTTCGACCTCCCCGCCCCGGCCGCGGACGGCAGCAACACCTTCGCCGCGGGCGTCTGCTTCCTGCCGATGGATCCGGTCGACCGCGCCGACGCCATGGCGCGGGTCGAGGCCATCGCCGCGGACGAGGGCCTCGAGGTGCTGGGCTGGCGCGCCATGCCGGTCGACCCGGACGGTGCCGACCTCGGTCAGACGGCGCTGGGCTGCATGCCCTTCATGGCGCAGTTCTTCGTCATCGCACCCGAGGTGAACGGCAGCCGCCCCGGCGGACTCGACCTCGACCGCAAGGTGTACCCGCTGCGCAAGCGCGCCGGTCACCTCCCGAGCGGTGACGAGGCGCGCACCGGCGTCTACTTCACCGGCCTGTCCAGCCGCACCATGGCCTACAAGGGCATGCTCACCACCAAGCAGCTGCCGCTGTACTTCCGCGATCTACGCGACGAGCGCTGTACGAGCGCGATCGCCATCGTGCACAGCCGCTTCTCCACCAACACGTTTCCGTCCTGGCCACTGGCGCACCCGTTCCGGATGATCGCCCACAACGGTGAGATCAACACCGTGCGCGGCAACCGCAACCGCATGCACGCCCGCGAGGCCATGCTCGCCAGCCCGCTGATCGGCGGCGACCTGGCCCGGCTGTCGCCGATCTGCACGCCCGATGCGTCGGACTCGGCGTCGTTCGACCAGGTCCTGGAGCTGCTGCACCTCGGTGGGCGCACGCTGCCCGAGGCCGTGATGATGATGATTCCGGAGGCGTGGGAGAACAACACCACGATGGATCCGGCCCGGCGGGCGTTCTGCCAGTTCCACGCCTCGATCATGGAACCGTGGGACGGTCCGGCGTGCGTCACGTTCACCGACGGCACCGTGGTGGGAGCGGTGTTGGACCGCAACGGATTGCGGCCCGGGCGGTGGTGGCGCACCATCGACGACCGCGTGATCCTCGCCAGTGAGAGCGGCGTCCTGCCGGTCCCGCCGGCGGAGGTCGTCGCCAAGGGCCGGCTGGAGCCGAACACCATGTTCCTCGTCGACACCGCGGCCGGACGCATCGTGCCCGACGACGAGATCAAGTCGGCCGTCGCCGCTGCCCACCCCTACGAGGAGTGGCTGCACGCCGGACTGCTCGACCTGCACACGCTGCCCGAGCGGGGCCGGATGCAGCCCGATCACGACTCGGTCGTGCGGCGCCAGATCGCCTTCGGCTACACCGAGGAGGACCTGCGCATCCTGCTGACCCCGATGGCCGCCTCGGGGGCGGAACCGCTGGGCTCCATGGGAACCGACACGCCCGCGGCGGTCCTGTCGCAGCGGTCGCGGCTGCTCTACGACTACTTCGTCGAGATGTTCGCTCAGGTGACCAACCCGCCGCTGGACGCCATCCGCGAGGAGATCGTCACGTCGATGTCGCGCGTCATGGGTCCCGAGCACAACCTGCTGGACCCGCAGCCCGCGTCGTGCCGCCAGATCCTGCTGGGCTGGCCGGTGCTCGACAACGACGAACTCAACAAGATCATCCACATCAACGACGACGGCGATCAGCCCGGCTTCCAGACCAAGGTGCTGCGGGCGCTGTACCATGTCGAGCGCGGCGGAGAGGGACTCGCCGAGGCGATCGAGGACCTCCGGCACCGTGCGTCCGAGGCGATCGCCAGCGGGGCGCGCACGCTGGTGCTCTCCGACCGCGACTCCGACCACACCAAGGCCCCGATCCCGTCGCTGCTGGCGGTGTCGGCGGTGCACCACCACCTGGTCCGCACCAAGGAACGCACCACCGTGGCACTCGTCGTGGAGACCGGCGACGCCCGCGAGGTGCACCACATCGCGTTGCTCATCGGCTTCGGTGCCGCGGCGGTGAACCCGTACCTCGCGTTCGAGTCCATCGAGGACCTGATCCGCGAGGGTGAACTGACCGGCGTCGAGACCCAGGCCGCCGTCCGCAACTACCTCAAGGCGCTCGGCAAGGGCGTCATGAAGGTCATGAGCAAGATGGGCATTTCGACCGTCGCCTCCTACACCGCGGCGCAGGCCTTCGAGGTGATCGGTCTGGACCGCGACGTCATCGACGAGTACTTCACCGGCACGCCCGGGCGGCTCGGCGGCGTGGGTCTGGACGTGGTGGCCGAGGAGGTCAAGCAGCGCCACCGTCGCGCCTACCCCGAAAACCCCACCGAACGGGTGCACCGGCGACTCGAGGTGGGTGGGGAGTACGCGTTCCGTCGCGAGGGCGAGCTGCACCTGTTCACTCCGGAAACGGTGTTCCTGCTGCAGCATTCGACGCGCACCGGTCGCCACGAGATCTTCGCGCAGTACACCGACGAGGTGGATCGGCTGTCCCGCGAGGGCGGCACGCTGCGCGGTCTGTTCGACTTCAAGACCGGGCTGCGCCCACCCGTGCCGCTCGAGGAGGTCGAGTCCGCCGAGTCGATCTGCACGCGGTTCAACACCGGCGCCATGAGCTACGGGTCGATCTCGGCCGAAGCGCACGAGACCATGGCGATCGCCATGAACAACCTCGGTGGTCGCTCCAACTCCGGGGAGGGCGGCGAGGACGTCGACCGGCTGTACGACCCTCGCCGCCGCAGTGCCGTCAAGCAGGTCGCGTCCGGGCGCTTCGGCGTCACCAGCGACTACCTCGTCAACGCCACGGACATCCAGATCAAGATGGCGCAGGGGGCCAAACCCGGTGAGGGTGGCCAGCTTCCGGGGTACAAGGTGTACCCGAGCATCGCCAAGACGAGGCACTCCACGCCGGGCGTGGGGCTCATCTCGCCACCGCCACACCACGACATCTACTCGATCGAGGACCTCGCCCAGCTGATCCACGACCTGAAGAACGCCAACGACCAGGCACGCGTCCACGTCAAGCTGGTGAGCTCCGTCGGCGTCGGCACGGTGGCCACCGGGGTGTCGAAGGCCCACGCGGACGTGGTGCTGATCTCCGGCTGGGACGGCGGCACCGGCGCCGCGCCGCTGACGTCGCTCAAGCACGCCGGGCTGCCGTGGGAAGTGGGACTCGCCGACGCACAGCAGACGCTGGTGCTCAACGGACTGCGCGACCGCATCACCGTGCAGGCCGACGGCGGCATGCGCACGGCACGCGACGTGATCGTGGCTGCGCTGCTGGGCGCCGAGGAATTCGGCTTCTCCACGGCGCCACTGGTGGTGTCCGGCTGCATCATGATGCGCGTCTGCCACCTCGACACCTGCCCGGTCGGCGTCGCGACGCAGAATCCGGAGTTGCGGGCCCGGTTCAACGGCAAGCCCGAGTTCCTGGAGAACTTCTTCCGGTTCATCGCCGAGGACGTCCGGCGCTACCTGGCCGAACTCGGCTTCCGCAGCATCGACGAGGCGGTGGGGCAGGCCGAGGTCCTCGACACCGCGGTCGGCGTCGCGCACTGGAAGAGCCAGGGACTCGACCTCACCCCGATCTTCGCCATGCCGACCAACGCGCACGGCGAGCGACTCACGCAGCGGCGCAAGGTCACCGATCAGTACCACGCACTGGATCAGGCTTTGGACAAGACGCTCATCGCCCTCGCCGAGGGTGCGCTCGAGGACGCCCACCCGGTGCGCCTAGACCTGCCGGTCCGCAACGTCAACCGGACGGTCGGCACCATGCTGGGCACCGAGGTCACCCGCCGCTACGGTGCGCAGGGCCTGCCCGCCGACACCATCCACGTGACGCTGCACGGCTCGGCCGGCCAGTCGATCGGCGCCTTCCTGCCTCCGGGCGTCACCCTCGACCTCGTCGGCGACGCCAACGACTACGTCGGCAAGGGACTCTCGGGCGGGCGGATCGTCGTCCGGCCACCGGAGGACGTGCTGTTCATCCCCGAGGACAACGTGATCGCGGGCAACACGCTGCTCTACGGCGCCACCTCCGGCGAGGTGTTCCTGCGCGGCCGGGTGGGGGAGCGGTTCTGCGCACGCAACTCCGGCGCCACCGCGGTCGCCGAGGGCGTCGGCGACCATGCCTGCGAGTACATGACCGGCGGGCGCGTGGTGGTGCTGGGGCCGACCGGCCGCAACATGGCGGCCGGCATGTCCGGCGGCATCGCCTACGTGCTCGGCCTGGACCCGGCGAAGGTCAACCCGGCGATGGTGGAACTGCAGCGACCCGAACCCGAGGACCTCGAGTGGCTGTGCGAGGTCGTCACCGCCCATGCGCGGTACACCGGCAGCGCCATCGCGACGTCGCTGCTGGCCGACTGGCCCAGACGCAGTGCGCTGTTCACCAAGATCATGCCCACCGACTACCAGCGCGTGCTGCGGGCGACCCGGATGGCCAAGGCCGAGGGGCGCGACGTGGACGCGGCGATCATGGAGGCGACCCGTGGCTGA